The nucleotide sequence atcttTAAAAAGGAGTGCCGAACAAGTTCTAATAAGTTCTTGGTCACTATTATTTGGATGAACGGACTGGTGATACACTGAAAAATTCCTTCTCTTAATTTTCAAGCCAGATTTATGCAAGCATTGCATTGGGACGTCAAATTTTTACGACTATTCCCAACGATAACATGGCCCAAAATCTCTGCGATTGTACActggtatatgtatatgtgctttTACGTGCATATAATCATACATACAGTGAGCCACACTCAAACTGCGACACTCCAGAGAGAGGAGCTTTTaacttaaataagaaaaaaaaaaatagttgatttcaatttgtttgtgtttatttatgtaCACTAGCAGTAAGAAGTACAATTATAAGAATTAActtcattgaaaacaaaaaatataaacagaaaCCAAATTTGTAGGCAATTAATGGCATATATGCCCTTCACACTCAAAATGGGACAGTTAGAATTCGTCAGCTGGGTACCATTATATGTTGAGATCAAATCGCAAATTGTTTATTTCCAGTGATTATCGACGAATTGCGAAAATCTATTACCGTAGTTGTAGATTTATACTCCGTTTAACAAAACAGAATCCAAAGTTATATGCACGGGTGCCACGAGGTAAACcacttatttcgaaaaaaaaaaaagactagGTTGGAGTTTGCGAAGAAGTCCAATATGAGAATGTGGACTTTTGGTCTAGGTAttcattgaaaaataacaatatagCATTCAAAATCTCACCAGAATTTATCTGCATTTATTCAcggacgaaaccaaaattaatatttttggatCAGACGGCGCGTTTTGTGAGGAGAATGCCTGGAAAAGAATTGGAGGACAAAATGATATGGGGTTGCATTTCGCGGGCTGGCGTCGGAAAAGCACACGTTATTGATGGCATTTTGGATGGTAAAGGGTACATTgacattttaaaacaaaatgttgtCAGCAGTGCAGTAAAACTTGGTATTCGTGCAAACTTTGTATTTTATCAAGACAATGATACTAGGTTCACCTCGTGGAATGCTCGGATTTGATTACTGTACAACTTTCCAAAGGTTCTGACTGCGCCTGCTCAATCTCCCGACATGAACCCCATTGAACATTTGTGGGGAGAACTCAAAAAAGGACTTGCTACAAGATGCGTGAGCAGTAAGTCAGATTTAAAACAAGCAGTATTGGAGGAATGGGAAAAAATTGTGCCCAGTTAATGCCGAAAACTCATTGAAAGTACACCACGGCACTTACAGGAGGTGATAAAATACAAAGGGAAATCgacaaaatgttaatattcATGCATTTGTTGCTTTTGCGAGTTCTAAACGGAGTGTCCCATTTTGAGTGTGAGCAGCATATATGGCAATAACGTCACACCATTGTTTTTGATTTAAGTGCAGTTAGTTCTTATAACTGTACTTCCTACATGCGAGTatacacaaataaatgaaaaaacaaattgaaatcaaaaaatatttatattcttatTTAAGTTAAAAGCTCTTATAATGAAGCGTACCATTTTGAAAGTGGCTCACTGTATATCCATTTATACCCTGCAGTAGAAAAAGAAAACTTTCAAATATTCTTCATGTACGAATATTTGaaagtgtttttaaattaaagtttggTTTGTTGTGTAGCATTGCTGATTGCATAATTGAATTCCACAAGCAGTTATAGCGCAGCAGATTAGAAATGGATACTTGTTGTAATACTCCCATTTTGACACTTCAACTCCTTCACTATtactatacacatacatacatatgtaaacaaaatttactttttttattatgactGAGTGTGAAGTACTACAAATTCACTTAAACTATAGAACGCATCCAACCACCTTCATCGCAACAGAATGCGATGCAATAGCGAAATATAGTATGTTTTCAATATAGATAACAAAAGGGGGAAGTGTTATTACGCCTCAAATATTACCTAATGGTAAAACGCCTTTTGAGAGAATCTGCCagcctgtacatacatacatcttaaCTAAATATAATACCCCAGAAGTCAactgaaatttttatacatacatacatatgtatgctcgtatttattttcttaaaaaaaacgaattcaaCTATTCTCatattgcattttaatttaatttcagcaAAATGCTTAATACGAATTCGCCCAACGTTGAGCCGAAAGTAAAGGAACTGCTTTTGGAAAGGAGGCACTCAATTAGCTTGTAggttattcaatattttcaagagCATTCATGTGCTAGCCTAAACAGTTATGTACAGATGTGAAAATCATTTtctcatatacacacatacatacgtacatatacatatgaatttaGGGAGCTtctcaaattaattttgtttaatttcagaGAAGTGTCTAAAAAACGACGTCAAAGTGTGGCATCAAGCATTTTCATCCCTGTGAGTACGCATTAAGTTCTAAACATTCACAATatgttgtaaattttaaaataatcaatCAGCATATAGCTGCCTTACTAAATACTCCCAAAATGTAGTTTTCtcaatttttcagtaaaaaatggttttctttcTTACAGAAGGATTATTTACATTCCGAGATGCGGATTAAGGCAGTTTCTGAATCAGAAAACAAATCTGTACCTCCCTCGAGAAATAAGAAGCGCCTTGCTTGGTCAATAAATAAGAGAAGAAATATAAATCGCGTAAtgctaaaaaagaaattgaaacgtgcaaaaatttcgaacaaaaataataatgttgCAAAATTTCCAACAAGTCCGATCTCACTAAAGCATCCTGAAAGTTATCCAATCGTAAAGCAAACTGTTTCTAGTGAGAAAATACGTTGTGTTGTTGAAAGTTTACGGGACAGCAACGAGCGACAAAATTCAATGTATTCCACAGCTGCAAAGAATTTTGAAACAAGTGAATcgctttttaaaatggatttattTGAAACAAATGAGTTCGCAAAAGAACAAAAGCAATTACATAATATAAAGCCGGAGCAAGGAAAGGAAGAAGAAAGGGAAAAACTGCAACAGtttcaaatttcatcaaatgtaCTCCcacaagtaaaagaaaataatgaagctGGGTCCGAAACTTTGGTTATTAATGACGAGGCACAATCACTTAACCCACAGATAAATTACAGCTCTACAAACAGGGTAGAAAACTTTGTTATATTGGTGGACTCAAGCGGAGCTCATGTTGAGATCAAATATGCCGGCCATCCATCACCACTCcccaatgaaaacgaaaaactgGAAGGAGACAATACAGCAGATGATGCATCGCTCGAAGAAACGAAGAGGCAATACGAGGACCCTGGCTATTTCGAAAACTGTACATcgactgccacaaaaaaaatggttaacTCTCGAGAAcaagtagaaaatatttatgttaacACTGTTGACATATCAAGGCCAAACTCGACACCAAGGTGCACTTTAGATCGattcatttcataaaaaatgttttgttatgaatattttcttttctcctACAGCAATCAAGAGGACATTATAGATTTAAGCATAAAAGAAACGGCTGCAGCAACCAAATCAGTTCCAGTTGTTTACCGACCATCTAATGCTGAACTTATTTACGGATCTACAATAATAAAGGGAATTAATCCAATAACCCAAAACACACAATCAACTGACCATGGACCAGATACATATTTACACCCAGAAAAACAAACAAGGCTGCCATGTCGTCAAAAGTTGCTTGATCAGATTCGTCCTTTTGCCAAGAATCCATCATCTTCCATTTCTCCAGCCTGCTGTAAAAGTCATAATTCAAAAGAGAGGTCAAAATTATCCgcaggtcctcataaaaaaaaattgcattcacTAAATAAATCGCAAGTAGTGCCGTTTCACAACCATTCTTTCATCCAACAAGGTGCGCAGTTGGAAACACCCCCAATCAGTCCAAGGAATAAACAATGGATACCAATACCGCCGAGGATAAATTTTCCTAGCTATAACCAACAGTACGGTCTGCGAAGTGGATGCGTAACAGAAACTACCGAGATTTTTTCCAATACCCCTGCAAATTCGATGTCGCACAAATTAACTTATTCTCctaatgaaaatatagtttatccACCGACTCAGCATTTCCAAAATCAACTACTGCAAATACTTGATGATACGCAACAACTCCAGAAATTCAATTCAGGTAGCTTTTTACCTCACAATTTCAATCAATTGCGACAAAGCCACCAATTTAAACAACTTCGCCAACATCCACTCTCCCAACAGTCTTATAATTACATGGAGCAAAATCAACTTGCCTATTCCTATCAAATGAGTAATCATCTTGACCTGCCTAGACAATTTTATCACCCACTCCACCAATGCTTTCTCTCTAATCCCAATCCGTCTAGATCAACATCAGCTCCGTCTATTCGCACCGCCGGATTTGAGCCGATAGAGACGTGGCGATACCCCAGCAGGCCAAATATGATACCTCCACCTCCAGTTCAGTCTGTAGAACCAGATCAAAACTATCTACCACCGACACCTCCTACAATTGATCGTTGCTTTCCCCAGCAACAGTTAACTCCTGCTAGCTTCCCATTTCCATCACCGAACTGGACGAATACGCTTTATAATTGTCCATCACTCCCCTCAAAATCGCCATCCTGTTGGAATATTCCACCTCATACATACTCAATTCAACCAAAATTGCCTTCTGAAATAGAACTTTTAAGTCGTCTAAAAGGTTCCACTTTCGCAGCGAACTCAATGAATTCATTAACACGCCATACGCACAACAGCCTCTGGCCCTCCACTCATTTACATAAGCAAGCGCCATCGcatttccatttgaattacataTAGTCCCAATATTTCTTTGATAGGTACATTCATACATTAGGATCAAGTTCGAATAAATTCTTGTAGATTTATTGCCGGTAATTGAGCTAAAGAATGAAGGAAATAATCTGTGCAAAGAGTCCGGATCAGAGATCTGCATGCAGTGTTATTTTGACGGCTTTGACATGTATGACCACTTAACGCAACACCGCATTTGTATGCTATAACTCAATACAAACAATAGCAATCAGAAATTTTACCCCTTCtgcaatttctcggaacaaaataTGTAGCACAATTTGAGTGTTTGTTTTAAACCCCTTAACCTAAATTATTGATGCTGCGGTGGTGTTGATCAGAAGTCAGAAGTCTTATCTTTACATTCCtatcataaaaattttgataaaacatatgcgaatatttaatgaaagaattatgaatattatttagactatttttttagtaaaggctgtgttcgtaaatgcaacatGACGCGCAAACTACAattacataacaaacagaaCGTTCAGAAATGCCAATATGACAGCACTGCAATAATCAAGCGTTCAAAAAGACAACAATTCTATAGCTAAATACACACCAGGCAACCGTTGCAGCAACACGGCCATGTTGAAGCAACCGTTGCCTCGTGTGTAGCTGTGTTGCCAATTGATTTTCGTGTTGCTGCAACCGTTGCctgaaatatcaaataaatttgatttttgggaTAGGTTGCTGCAACCGTTGCTTCGTGTGTATcattgtttactgcttttactcGTTCAGTTCGTTGAAAACAAGCGAAGAAGAAGGTTTGTGCGgagtaaaataaagtgaaaaaggaaaaaatggcaattgaaaataatgaaaattatgttaattttattaacgaatataaaaatttgagagaGCTGTAGGATATAAGtagtgaaaaatataatttcaagtCCGCAAAAGAGTTTCCTGTTGCAAGATACCGCAAAGCTCATATTGCCTCTCTCATTATGGTATCTGGTTTCcttattttggcctttacgaAGTCCAACAATTTTCTAAACAGGGCTTCGTCCATccttatgtaatttttatagtCCGCTGGCTCATTTTCCTTCAGTTCTTTCAACAGCCTCTCGTtcgaaaattcgattttttttaaaagccaatttttggaccaaattttctttatcttcttttgttgcatctcttcttcttcattttcgtACAAAAGTTCGTCAATTATAATAAGAGAAGTAGTTTTACGTATTTCGtcgatcatttaaaaaatttaattttacgtaTCTTCCGCTTGTACCTTTCCTGCACCACAGTTATACACAATACTTAGATTGAAGCAACGGTCGCAACGTGTTTCTTAAACAAAGGCAACACATTGCTGCAACACGTTGCTTCAACGGTTGCCTCGTGTATATCTTGCTTATCAGTTGTCACTCATAATTTCtatcgaaaaattgtttgtaagtgcaaaactgttttattttaatttttgtattgaaatttagttaaattatgttaataataattgtagaaattattatttttaaatttttagtgaaaatctcAGTAATGCGGAGACACAGTTATTGCTGAGAGTACGGTTGAATATGGAGGACGAGTTTAAATCGGgtagaaggaaaaaaaatgtattgtggaaagtgaaactataaattattaattttcataaaacttataaaacctTACTTTAAAAGTGGCCCAATTCATTCGAAAATGGGAATAGAAAATGTCCTCGGGAAAcgactttattgttttaataaacgatttgtttttaggtatttttctttttaaagacaaacatttgtacctaaacatttttctctttgacttcaatagccttctttttcttcaattgaaagaaaatctatcttttctttgctcacaaatttcgtctagtgttagattcagcaaaatttccattttagtattatacgcgttcaaaaatgcacacaaacgtatttgcaaattgtcaaaaattgtataagaagTATCAAATGTCAAACTTGCAGTGTTGCCACTGATGCTTATGCTGCAAGTCATGTCGCATTTACGAACACagccaaaattaaataaatatacatataagtacctgcttttaaaatacaatatgtatatgctacataataaaattaaataaaaatatatgttttataaGTGAACTGAATCTGCCTATACCTACATTCATTTCCGTTGTGTCATATGAGGTTTGTGGACAATTGAAGCTACAAAATGTGGTGCTTTCAGTGTTCAAATGGCCGCTCGTCCAAAGCGGTAAAGcaatgaaataacaaaaacactgcTTTGATCGAACATAAAACGCTCGAACACCGTAAAATGTGgtatttttaaggttagtactaagtgaaaaagaggtgaatggaataaaattagtgccatctatgtgttaggcccgggacttttcagcccatgtgttaagtTGTGTTTATATTAATAGCAGTGTGGTCTCGAAACTGGGATCAAGTGGCGATCCaaaataaactgaataaaattttaaaggctTTTAACTATATTATTACCTGataaatgcaaatatatttaaaacaaaaagttttatttccCTTTGCACTTTCTTCacatcttcttctttttccttgCCTTTGTCCCGTTTTACTTGGAGTCAGCTCTCCTAGTTCGTAATCGCCAAATTTTTCGATCTTGGCTCGCCTCGGTGTTTCAATTCGCTTGTTTCATGCAACAGATCGCTGCTTCatccatgtacatacatatattggggTCGACCTGGCTTCCTCGGCACCATAATGATGTTTAGAACTTTCTTTGTTATATCGGGTTCAGGCTATCAGCGAAAACGGTACGTAGCACAAAAGTAGTAGTAAtgaacacaaaataataaatctttagGCAAAGAACAACAAAGGCACAGCTAATATTTAGTCTATATACCCCCTATTTCGTATGACAGTGACCggccaacatttctttgtctttcaaCTTTAACTGTAGTTTGATCACCttcgtccaggtggtaaagagggtcgccatGAATGTAGTATGTAGTAGGGGAAAGTTTGAGATTTCTCGCAGTGAAAACCTTGCTTTATCCTCCTCTGCTTTGAGCTTTGATCTCGAAAGATGGCTTACAAATCCCGACCACCTAAATAATTGGCGAACTACCTCTACAGTCGCGCTGGAAGAATCGAATGCCTTCTTCAAGCCCAGCGCTACTAGGATAGTCCTCTTGTAGAGGCAGTTTTGGTTAATCCCGCGGTTTATCAGGgagtttatggcggtgagtgctgtggtggtTCTGTGCACTTTGCGGAATTCATGCTTATGTGTGGCTGTGGTCAGAGTGGGACTAGAATATCCTtcagtgtcttcactactggtgCAAGGAAAGTTATCGGATGATAACTTGGTTGGAGTGTCCcaagtttcagtagtgggactaCTCTACCCGCTTTCCTCTTGTCAGGATTTATGAGAGAACAAGTTTGTGAGAtatcctactcccaatggacctaTGTTTtccagcatcagcatgtttagtccttCAAGGCCGGTGACGCTCTGAACCTCATCGCTGGAGAAAATACTTGGTTCACGGTTATTCCACAGTTTGTACTGTCTGGTGGCACGACGCTTGGATCTATCGACCGTAGGAAGCAACAGGAATTGCCGACTAAAACAGTTGAAGTTAACGCCATTTTTAGCACCATTTTTCTGAACAATCaattcttttttgtatttctttgtaGGTTTTGTTTTCCATCCGTAACTTTTCTATATGGGTTTTGATTTGCCCATACAATCTTAGGAACATCCTATATTTCTATAGCtcctaagtatttttttattcctatcactcaaaaactttaaacttaccaaaagcaatttgtttttattttagtttaaatagtttttgtacGCAAAAAATCCCGCTCGCTAATCAGTTAACGGCAGCACTGCTATTATTATGAGCAAGTCAAATTCACAAATTCAAGTCAATGCGTCCGGCACCAAATGCCGTGCTAGCTTTGATCGATTTTAAATTCATGCTCATTTACTACACCGTCATCTTCAGCCGAAAACACAATTCCAAAAGAAAATTCGTATACGGTTTGGCAGCGCATTAAGTTAGCGCttgtccacaaatggagggacctacagttttaagccgactgcgaacggcaaatggctgaaatgcactcggaggtttgtcattatttgatgttcaagATTGgaaacctacgcactcccgaatggtagtaacgcaccaatccattcggttacggctGATTAAATAGTtcctaattaaaatatttatataagtagaaataaaattttatgaaacaaacaaactccatattaaaattcaagcgcaataatttaaaatggatCATAATTACCTGCTTTTCTTTAAgggcattaataaaattttaatactaatcttctatagtattattttaaaacatctatagtattattttaaaacatggcgcttattctgactaaaccacaatatgtacaaatatgaaatatacatatatcaaaagaaaggttttgatgagcatatttccggaaaattataaaaattaaaattggttaatttgttcatgaaatatttgcgtgtaaagttatcaaaattttcatattgcaagcgggatgacacacaaatatacgcatatatatgagtacgttcgtttgctttgtttagctctctttctaatgagcacaacattgtatacatttggattctcaataatttgtttgttttgttctctttactaataaatatgtattcatgaacatagtcccaacgggtgctgcgaatttttttcaaaattttgtggtgatggcaataattggtatgaattgacaattgacttgaaatttgtcaattcacttaaaacaacggtaacagtgcaaattagaaagagttttggacaaacgcaaaatagaatttattttaagaaaaaagtacatccatatttaattttaaaatatgcctagcggacgaccaagaagagttcgtagaagtgttcctactttaagtggaggaatagagcaggtaagtaagtgataaatgtatgaaacgtcacgtattggatatgattggtaggggggcgtccataaattacgtgagatgtttaagggggggagggggtcgagtcaaatctcatctaatcttacgttggagagagggggggtctcggcaaatatcacgcaattttttttctgattgaaacaaaaaaattgtacatgcttaagatttaatctcaagcgtaatcgtggtatgattaagatcattcactaattcgttcgaaagaaaataatttcattcatacttcgacgttatacattactactgtcaaaccaccatatttgttttataccaaatagctcaatttaatctgaatttgcggtacagtgtagcccgtcggttgttttcgcgccactatgagccgaacgccctatcactcaggttgacgtttgacaattccggactttaaagaacatgacggaaaatcatttgctccatttctaatacgcgtaccgattcaaccgctgaatgccttcatcagcacgcctattgatctctattgcccaagtatgcgtgatgatttagagaaaatatgctgcagtacatgcggtatttacttcgcatctatcacaagagctgcagagcacaggagagcagctca is from Anastrepha ludens isolate Willacy chromosome 4, idAnaLude1.1, whole genome shotgun sequence and encodes:
- the LOC128861233 gene encoding uncharacterized protein LOC128861233 isoform X2, producing MLNTNSPNVEPKVKELLLERRHSISLEVSKKRRQSVASSIFIPKDYLHSEMRIKAVSESENKSVPPSRNKKRLAWSINKRRNINRVMLKKKLKRAKISNKNNNVAKFPTSPISLKHPESYPIVKQTVSSEKIRCVVESLRDSNERQNSMYSTAAKNFETSESLFKMDLFETNEFAKEQKQLHNIKPEQGKEEEREKLQQFQISSNVLPQVKENNEAGSETLVINDEAQSLNPQINYSSTNRVENFVILVDSSGAHVEIKYAGHPSPLPNENEKLEGDNTADDASLEETKRQYEDPGYFENCTSTATKKMVNSREQVENIYVNTVDISRPNSTPSNQEDIIDLSIKETAAATKSVPVVYRPSNAELIYGSTIIKGINPITQNTQSTDHGPDTYLHPEKQTRLPCRQKLLDQIRPFAKNPSSSISPACCKSHNSKERSKLSAGPHKKKLHSLNKSQVVPFHNHSFIQQGAQLETPPISPRNKQWIPIPPRINFPSYNQQYGLRSGCVTETTEIFSNTPANSMSHKLTYSPNENIVYPPTQHFQNQLLQILDDTQQLQKFNSGSFLPHNFNQLRQSHQFKQLRQHPLSQQSYNYMEQNQLAYSYQMSNHLDLPRQFYHPLHQCFLSNPNPSRSTSAPSIRTAGFEPIETWRYPSRPNMIPPPPVQSVEPDQNYLPPTPPTIDRCFPQQQLTPASFPFPSPNWTNTLYNCPSLPSKSPSCWNIPPHTYSIQPKLPSEIELLSRLKGSTFAANSMNSLTRHTHNSLWPSTHLHKQAPSHFHLNYI
- the LOC128861233 gene encoding uncharacterized protein LOC128861233 isoform X1; this translates as MRCNSEIYKMLNTNSPNVEPKVKELLLERRHSISLEVSKKRRQSVASSIFIPKDYLHSEMRIKAVSESENKSVPPSRNKKRLAWSINKRRNINRVMLKKKLKRAKISNKNNNVAKFPTSPISLKHPESYPIVKQTVSSEKIRCVVESLRDSNERQNSMYSTAAKNFETSESLFKMDLFETNEFAKEQKQLHNIKPEQGKEEEREKLQQFQISSNVLPQVKENNEAGSETLVINDEAQSLNPQINYSSTNRVENFVILVDSSGAHVEIKYAGHPSPLPNENEKLEGDNTADDASLEETKRQYEDPGYFENCTSTATKKMVNSREQVENIYVNTVDISRPNSTPSNQEDIIDLSIKETAAATKSVPVVYRPSNAELIYGSTIIKGINPITQNTQSTDHGPDTYLHPEKQTRLPCRQKLLDQIRPFAKNPSSSISPACCKSHNSKERSKLSAGPHKKKLHSLNKSQVVPFHNHSFIQQGAQLETPPISPRNKQWIPIPPRINFPSYNQQYGLRSGCVTETTEIFSNTPANSMSHKLTYSPNENIVYPPTQHFQNQLLQILDDTQQLQKFNSGSFLPHNFNQLRQSHQFKQLRQHPLSQQSYNYMEQNQLAYSYQMSNHLDLPRQFYHPLHQCFLSNPNPSRSTSAPSIRTAGFEPIETWRYPSRPNMIPPPPVQSVEPDQNYLPPTPPTIDRCFPQQQLTPASFPFPSPNWTNTLYNCPSLPSKSPSCWNIPPHTYSIQPKLPSEIELLSRLKGSTFAANSMNSLTRHTHNSLWPSTHLHKQAPSHFHLNYI
- the LOC128861233 gene encoding uncharacterized protein LOC128861233 isoform X3 → MRCNSEIYKMLNTNSPNVEPKVKELLLERRHSISLEVSKKRRQSVASSIFIPKDYLHSEMRIKAVSESENKSVPPSRNKKRLAWSINKRRNINRVMLKKKLKRAKISNKNNNVAKFPTSPISLKHPESYPIVKQTVSSEKIRCVVESLRDSNERQNSMYSTAAKNFETSESLFKMDLFETNEFAKEQKQLHNIKPEQGKEEEREKLQQFQISSNVLPQINYSSTNRVENFVILVDSSGAHVEIKYAGHPSPLPNENEKLEGDNTADDASLEETKRQYEDPGYFENCTSTATKKMVNSREQVENIYVNTVDISRPNSTPSNQEDIIDLSIKETAAATKSVPVVYRPSNAELIYGSTIIKGINPITQNTQSTDHGPDTYLHPEKQTRLPCRQKLLDQIRPFAKNPSSSISPACCKSHNSKERSKLSAGPHKKKLHSLNKSQVVPFHNHSFIQQGAQLETPPISPRNKQWIPIPPRINFPSYNQQYGLRSGCVTETTEIFSNTPANSMSHKLTYSPNENIVYPPTQHFQNQLLQILDDTQQLQKFNSGSFLPHNFNQLRQSHQFKQLRQHPLSQQSYNYMEQNQLAYSYQMSNHLDLPRQFYHPLHQCFLSNPNPSRSTSAPSIRTAGFEPIETWRYPSRPNMIPPPPVQSVEPDQNYLPPTPPTIDRCFPQQQLTPASFPFPSPNWTNTLYNCPSLPSKSPSCWNIPPHTYSIQPKLPSEIELLSRLKGSTFAANSMNSLTRHTHNSLWPSTHLHKQAPSHFHLNYI